A part of Cryptococcus gattii WM276 chromosome G, complete sequence genomic DNA contains:
- a CDS encoding Endoplasmic oxidoreductin 1 precursor, putative (Similar to TIGR gene model, INSD accession AAW44804.1) produces MRLSAKLAVLSLVAAVSAQLDGLSSRGKSAFGLEHKPESRVARNVLEGKSEGYCSPSGPIESTHCLYETVESLNQQLFPILHELVETPFFRHYKVDLYKECPFWYENGFCMNRNCGVEEMDENEIPEKWRARALSEVKVSSEDEGVSSCYFKEQDFCYVEDDADTNGQYVDLTLNPERFTGYAGDSAHNVWRAIYEENCFGLSEASLSEMSKASVGISGLGSMGKSGLASAVVGAGGVSRSSKGINGAPGWGFSKLSEGWGTEMVKAPLNGEEMCEEKKIYYRVISGLHASISIHICADYLDQTTGEWAPNLDCFISRLATHPERLSNVYFNAVLLLRAVARAAPYLKAYDISTSPAGLLKEGDEKAKTRLGEVLSLAGGQGMEKGFDEADFFAGEDSGILKEQFKSHFRNVSRIMDCVGCDKCRLWGKLQVSGIGTALKILFELDDKALDPKINPDLLQRSEVVALFNTLHRISESLASVEQFRQIYAATQKAETEASKVKAAKTARKKHSLSPMTPPPAFSLTNIQRITARVWEKLGRNCKGCLEVCFQTLESGKLGELATSFRRWVGGIGEDRDL; encoded by the exons ATGCGTCTGTCAGCGAAACTAGCAGTACTCAGTTTGGTCGCTGCAGTGTCAGCACAACTAGACGGTTTAAGCAGCCGTGGCAAGTCTGCTTTTGGTCTCGAACACAAACCTGAAAGTAGAGTGGCTCGTAATGTGCTAGAGGGCAAATCGGAGGGCTACTGTTCT CCTTCTGGGCCCATAGAATCAACCCATTGTCTGTACGAGACAGTAGAGTCCCTTAATCAACAATTGTTCCCGATCTTACATGAGCTTGTGGAAACACCTTTCTTCAGACATTACAAGGTTGACCTGTACAAAGAATGTCCGTTTTGGTACGAAAATGGATTTTGCATGAACAGAAATTGTGGGGttgaagagatggatgag AATGAGATACCTGAAAAATGGCGAGCAAGAGCATTGTCAGAGGTCAAGGTATCATCGGAG GATGAGGGTGTGTCCAGCTGTTATTTTAAAGAACAAGATTTTTGTTAtgttgaggatgatgcGGATACCA ATGGCCAGTACGTAGACTTGACTCTGAATCCTGAGAGATTTACCGGTTACGCTGGTGACTCTGCTCACAACGTTTGGAGAGCGATTTATGAAGAGAACTGCTTCGGTCTTTCGGAGGCATCCCTTTCCGAAATGTCTAAAGCTTCCGTTGGCATCTCGGGTTTGGGAAGCATGGGGAAAAGTGGACTGGCGTCTGCTGTGGTAGGAGCTGGAGGTGTGAGCAGGTCTTCAAAAGGCATCAATGGTGCACCTGGATGGGGCTTCTCCAAGTTGAGTGAAGGATGGGGAACAGAGATGGTAAAGGCACCGCTTAATGGGGAGGAGATGTGtgaggaaaagaagatcTACTATCGAGTAATCTCTG GTCTTCACGCTTCTATTTCTATTCACATCTGCGCCGACTATCTCGATCAGACCACAGGCGAATGGGCGCCTAACCTTGACTGCTTCATCTCCCGTCTTGCTACCCATCCCGAACGCCTGTCCAATGTATATTTCAATGCTGTTCTGCTGCTTCGAGCTGTCGCGAGGGCTGCTCCCTATTTGAAAGCCTATGACATCAGTACATCGCCGGCCGGTCTGCTGAAGGAGGGTGATGAGAAGGCAAAGACTCGTTTGGGAGAAGTCCTTTCTTTGGCTGGTGGACAGGGTATGGAGAAGGGCTTCGATGAAGCTGATTTCTTTGCTGGTGAAGACTCTGGG ATCTTGAAGGAACAGTTCAAATCTCATTTCCGTAATGTCTCACGCATTATGGATTGTGTAGGCTGCGATAAATGCCGCTTGTGGGGTAAACTTCAAGTCTCAGGTATCGGAACAGCTTTGAAGATCCTTTTTGAGCTTGACGACAAGGCTCTCGA CCCAAAAATTAACCCTGATCTTCTCCAACGCTCCGAAGTTGTCGCTCTTTTCAACACCCTGCATCGTATTAGTGAAAGCTTGGCGTCTGTGGAGCAGTTTAGGCAAATCTATGCTGCCACCCAAAAGGCTGAGACCGAAGCTTCCAAAGTCAAAGCTGCAAAAACTGCCCGGAAGAAACATTCGCTCTCGCCGATGACTCCGCCGCCAGCATTCAGCTTGACGAATATACAACGTATCACTGCTAGAGTGTGGGAGAAATTAGGGAGAAATTGTAAAGGATGTTTGGAAGTATGTTTTCAGACTTTAGAGAGTGGAAAGTTGGGGGAGTTGGCGACATCGTTTCGTAGATGGGTCGGAGGCATAGGAGAAGATAGAGATCTATGA
- a CDS encoding Hypothetical protein (Similar to TIGR gene model, INSD accession AAW44802.1; CNG03900): MHPSPAKRPRRTSSPEPDTPMSQGPLRHPSPSRTLPPIQGAAPPPSHGGPPTWSSAWRGASRLSQGAEGSESPKMEEDEPAPSGTTGGGPSGAAPASSSSVVFTRDVNTRAPRSMMACVRCRRQKPGSPASFYPSGPQPAPPITSRPMNQEYAFRPTTREMPPPPAASAISSFYPGQPPRRTPPPQSVSSAGPSGVYFQHPPPPPPVVHPPPFTVPVQRPPPSPSSSDARLRALERTIDSTLRPLAWVPSALSSLQQSVTELRAQVAPRRVLTVADTTWEHYRTRAWPLTPWLIGLRDGVGLPGMVVDFLGRRAEEVEKMAAGQGMGSTMGLEGEARREVGRLIGEGKEWGKEEMRALTVLATWTNDTIYAGLAVAHGRMMGLDRQRRTHDDWREWIYIVIMDNMCHIPDFLKPVTDEGLSAVWRDRLAELPSAEPAIRDRDAKLLAWLEYSELLADVFRFRMPPLSRDPEYQNPLEAREKRLFDPWREFGRQWEGWANAFGARADPILSLHYTYAVLFTVSPVYFADAAAWEELAASPDGQPLLERGREAAIGVIQSICSAEVGRTLPYSFALYRPLLGLAVFHLISLAASLPTISTVSSSMNVITMTLRQAYDVLNAQVPDREALPGPSAGIPGVGAGVVLPGGLLAEVVESGRVDVGKRWIGMDVGREAWRRIIG; the protein is encoded by the exons ATGCACCCTTCCCCCGCCAAACGTCCTAGGAGGACATCTTCTCCCGAACCAGATACTCCTATGTCTCAAGGCCCTTTACGCCATCCATCGCCCTCCCGCACTTTACCGCCAATACAAGGCGCAGCGCCACCTCCCAGTCACGGTGGTCCACCGACCTGGTCATCAGCGTGGCGAGGAGCGTCTCGACTTTCTCAAGGTGCTGAAGGGTCGGAATCCCCGAAaatggaggaggatgaacCCGCACCCAGCGGAACAACAGGTGGCGGTCCAAGTGGTGCTGCACcagcatcttcttccagcGTTGTGTTCACAAGGGATGTTAATACTCGTGCTCCGAGAAGTATGATGGCTTGTGTCCGATGTCGTCGTCAAAA ACCAGGGTCACCGGCATCATTCTACCCTTCTGGACCTCAGCCAGCGCCGCCAATAACCTCTCGACCGATGAACCAAGAATACGCCTTTCGGCCAACTACTCGCGAGATGCCTCCTCCCCCTGCAGCCTCGGCCATAAGCTCTTTTTATCCCGGACAACCACCCAGGAGAACGCCCCCGCCTCAATCAGTATCTTCAGCCGGACCATCAGGCGTCTATTTCCAGCATCCTCCGCCTCCACCCCCGGTTGTGCATCCCCCGCCATTTACGGTACCGGTTCAACGGCCACcaccttcaccttcttcttctgatGCACGGCTTCGGGCACTCGAGCGTACCATCGATTCCACATTAAGGCCACTTGCATGGGTTCCAAGTGCGCTATCGTCTCTTCAACAGTCTGTGACTGAGCTCCGGGCACAAGTTGCTCCACGTCGAGTACTCACAGTGGCTGACACAACTTGGGAACACTATCGTACCCGAGCATGGCCTTTGACACCATGGTTGATCGGTTTGCGAGACGGAGTCGGACTGCCCGGAATGGTTGTGGATTTCCTTGGCCGAAGAGCGGAGGAAGTTGAGAAGATGGCAGCCGGTCAGGGGATGGGAAGTACGATGGGtttggaaggagaagcGAGGAGAGAAGTTGGAAGATTGAttggagaagggaaggaatggggtaaagaagagatgagaGCATTGACTGTTCTTGC GACGTGGACAAATGATACCATCTACGCCGGATTAGCTGTGGCACATGGTCGCATGATGGGCCTAGATCGACAAAGAAGAACGCATGACGATTGGCGTGAATGGATTTATATTGTTATAATGGATAACAT GTGCCATATTCCAGACTTTCTGAAGCCTGTCACGGACGAGGGGCTTTCCGCTGTGTGGAGAGATCGCCTCGCTGAGCTGCCATCGGCAGAGCCGGCCATAAGGGATAGGGATGCAAAGTTGCTGGCATGGCTTGAGTATTCGGAGCTTCTCGCTGATG TTTTCCGATTTCGTATGCCTCCATTATCGCGGGATCCGGAATATCAAAATCCCTTGGAAGCGCGTGAAAAGCGACTTTTCGACCCCTGGAGAGAGTTTGGGCGGCAATGGGAAGGTTGGGCGAATGCCTTTGGTGCGAGGGCGGATCC AATTCTGTCACTGCATTACACCTACGCGGTCCTCTTCACCGTTTCACCTGTTTACTTTGCCGATGCAGCAGCATGGGAAGAGCTCGCAGCGTCGCCTGACGGTCAACCACTGCTGGAAAGAGGGCGAGAAGCGGCTATTGGGGTGATTCAGAGCATTTGTTCGGCCGAAGTAGGAAGGACTTTGCCTTA CTCATTCGCTTTGTATCGACCCCTTCTAGGTCTTGCGGtcttccatctcatctctcttGCAGCATCTCTCCCAACCATATCCACCGTTTCATCCTCCATGAACGTTATCACGATGACCCTTCGTCAAGCATACGACGTACTCAACGCTCAGGTACCTGACCGAGAAGCGCTTCCTGGGCCGAGCGCGGGTATACCAGGAGTGGGAGCAGGAGTCGTCTTACCAGGAGGTCTGCTGGCGGAGGTTGTCGAGAGTGGGAGAGTGGATGTGGGTAAGAGATGGATAGGTATGGATGTTGGGCGAGAAGCCTGGAGAAGGATAATCGGGTAA
- a CDS encoding Hypothetical protein (Similar to TIGR gene model, INSD accession AAW44793.1; CNG03880), which yields MSRPPSAAGSAPGTPTPRTAASGGTTPIHTIVQNLPNLFQMYEKGTLSDTQVTQLRTLMHTHIRQITANALSSGRSNPLYSLPDAINPSLPWKTQPALVSPEQFDLMIKTATKQLIEAATAAAAKRAREKATADAAAAAAGSSGSGTGTGGEGQVQGQGAGQGSQIGTPIGAGAGVGGAGISRPGTPMSATSSGTSLRASQPSPAPPVQGTVSTPPSVGSTGPMTGLTTGPVGPGMAAATPPRPRPHPPGIYSHTELTQLAKLNAETRNAWLAKDPQRQQQFSASLAYWRSQPKSNFQPQNRPPPNAHPAGRPPPSNANAPGSSSNPIPVTTPNASATTSFATALPDARSFALRPPPNQAQTQNQNQTQSARPPAPPAPPPEPEPLRRKRVLHAMLGEIAPGLAMEVGMDDALSEVMNKLLEQGFEGAMRLAKHRGVDKVELKDMARYIDHAWDMVVPGFDAAPNHHVHVAPERERKKGKTVVPRAAPKPVVRKDDE from the exons ATGTCCCGACCACCGTCCGCCGCCGGTTCAGCACCAGGGACACCGACCCCACGTACGGCCGCTAGTGGAGGCACAACCCCCATCCACACAATCGTGCAGAACTTGCCAAATTTATTTCAGATGTACGAGAAGGGAACTTTATCAGATACGCAGGTGACACAG CTACGAACTTTGATGCATACACACATCCGACAAATAACAGCCAACGCTTTATCTTCCGGCCGTTCCAACCCTCTCTACTCTCTCCCTGATGCGATCAATCCCTCTTTACCATGGAAGACCCAGCCGGCGCTCGTTTCGCCTGAACAGTTTGATTTGATGATCAAGACAGCGACAAAGCAACTCATCGAGGCTGCTACCGCTGCGGCAGCAAAGAGGGCGAGGGAGAAGGCGACGGCGGATGcggctgctgctgccgctgGAAGTTCAGGTTCGGGTACGGGTACGGGTGGGGAAGGGCAAGTGCAGGGACAAGGAGCAGGACAAGGATCGCAGATTGGCACCCCAATTGGCGCGGGGGCGGGTGTCGGCGGGGCAGGGATATCAAGACCAGGGACGCCCATGTCAGCTACATCGAGTGGGACGTCCTTGAGAGCCAGCCAGCCATCGCCTGCTCCTCCAGTTCAGGGAACGGTGTCGACACCACCATCAGTGGGGAGTACAGGGCCAATGACAGGCTTAACGACGGGACCGGTAGGACCTGGGATGGCGGCGGCTACACCTCCTAGACCGAGACCGCATCCACCCGGGATTTATTCACATACAGAATTGACCCAGCTGGCAAAGTTGAATGCTGAAACAAGGAATGCGTGGCTGGCCAAG GACCCTCAAAGACAACAGCAGTTTAGCGCATCATTAGCCTATTGGCGGTCCCAGCCCAAGAGCAACTTTCAGCCTCAAAACCGTCCACCTCCTAATGCTCACCCTGCTGGTCGTCCACCACCGTCAAACGCCAACGCTCCTGGGTCTAGCAGCAACCCTATTCCCGTCACAACACCCAACGCTTCCGCCACCACCTCCTTCGCCACCGCCCTGCCGGACGCCCGCTCCTTTGCCCTCCGCCCCCCTCCGAACCAGGCCCAGACCCAGAACCAAAACCAAACTCAATCAGCCCGCCCTCCCGCCCCGCCTGCTCCGCCTCCCGAACCTGAACCTCTTCGTCGGAAAAGAGTACTGCATGCCATGCTTGGCGAGATTGCACCTGGTTTAGCGATGGAGGTGGGGATGGATGACGCCTTGAGTGAGGTAATGAACAAGTTGCTGGAGCAAGGGTTTGAAGGTGCGATGAGGCTGGCGAAACATCGGGGAGTGGATAAGGTTGAATTAAAGGATATGGCGAGGTATATCG ACCATGCATGGGATATGGTCGTTCCAGGGTTTGATGCCGCACCGAATCATCATGTACATGTCGCtccggagagggagaggaagaagggcaagacGGTCGTACCAAGAGCAGCTCCAAAACCTGTAGTCAGAAAGGACGACGAATGA
- a CDS encoding uncharacterized protein (Similar to TIGR gene model, INSD accession AAW44791.1), whose translation MSSRGFDRDARYSRDEPSGGRTRSQSPSRDRMRDDRDGGYKKDYRDRDYKDRDRGLPYSGRERERGTDDRRRERDYEGHSSKYDKPRERAYDRDREKEKERWDPNDDPSYRPRREDGNERSRGQNGYPPRGGRGGGYSRGDGRDYAERNPAYGGPGGGRDWRERDYQSMDRRAIEEGRRRREEERAMGVVYNEDGRIDRREERKREQESEEPDADDPEAQMAAMMGFGGFNSTKKKGIGQNVEGDASVHKQRTWRQYMNRRGGFNRPLDKVKD comes from the exons ATGTCGTCAAGGGGTTTCGACCGTGATGCGCGATACTCTCGCGACGAGCCAAGTGGAGGAAGAACCAGGAGCCAAAGTCCCTCAAGGGACAGGATGAGAGACGATAGGG ACGGAGGTTACAAAAAAGACTATAGAGATAGAGATTACAAGGACAGAGACAGGGGCCTCCCGTACAGTGGCCGCGAACGCGAGCGCGGCACAGACGACAGGCGGAGAGAGAGGGATTATGAAGGGCACAGCTCGAAATATGACAAACCGAGAGAAAGGGCCTACGACCGTGATCgtgaaaaggagaaggagagatgGGACCCTAATGACGATCCCAGTTACCGACCTCGGCGCGAAGATGGCAATGAGCGTTCGAGAGGGCAGAATGGTTACCCTCCTCGAGGTGGACGAGGTGGAGGGTATTCACGAGGGGATGGCAGAGATTATGCTGAACGCAATCCTGCTTATGGAGGGCCTGGGGGAGGCAGGGATTGGCGAGAGAGAGATTATCAGTCCATGGACAGGCGAGCGATTGAGGAAGGTCGACGACGAcgtgaagaagagagagcGATGGGTGTTGTGTACAATGAAGATGGGAGAATTGATCGTCGAG aggagCGCAAGAGGGAACAGGAAAGCGAGGAACCTGATGCCGATGATCCAGAGGCACAAATGGCTGCAATGATGGGCTTTGGCGGGTTCAACAGTACCAAG AAAAAAGGCATTGGACAGAATGTCGAGGGCGATGCCAGTGTCCACAAGCAAAGGACATGGAGACAATACATGAACAGGCGTGGTGGATTCAACAGGCCCTTGGACAAGGTCAAGGATTAG